A single genomic interval of Lewinellaceae bacterium harbors:
- a CDS encoding GNAT family N-acetyltransferase, with the protein MIRLYAAKDKPGIITLLRQNTPAYFAPSEEADFKHYLDYELEDYFVYEEDGRIVGAGGINYFPEEKIARISWDMVDPAMQGKGIGKKLTQFRIEHILKDPRIAIIVVRTSQLAYTFYEKMGFEVVSIEQDYWAKNYHLYQMQMPITQSK; encoded by the coding sequence ATGATCAGACTCTATGCAGCTAAGGACAAGCCTGGAATCATTACCCTCCTCAGGCAGAACACCCCGGCTTATTTTGCCCCTTCCGAAGAAGCCGATTTTAAACATTACCTGGACTATGAACTGGAGGATTATTTTGTCTATGAGGAAGATGGCCGGATCGTCGGAGCCGGAGGGATCAATTATTTCCCGGAAGAAAAGATCGCGCGAATATCATGGGATATGGTCGACCCGGCAATGCAGGGCAAAGGCATCGGAAAAAAGTTAACGCAATTTCGGATAGAGCACATCCTCAAAGACCCCAGGATAGCGATAATCGTAGTGAGAACTTCTCAACTGGCCTACACATTCTATGAAAAAATGGGCTTTGAGGTGGTAAGCATTGAGCAGGATTATTGGGCCAAAAATTATCACCTGTACCAGATGCAAATGCCCATAACACAATCAAAATAA
- a CDS encoding response regulator transcription factor, with amino-acid sequence MNKLKAIIVEDNGFMATALEDLLRQFSQSVSLAGLANSGETAIEIIREVKPDVVFLDVELQDMTGFELLRRLPDIRFKTVFTTSYSHYAIEAFQINALHYLVKPIKRHDLSEAIQRCLVSSYNPDKFNAAISNIDRNFSNDGKLILPTQTGTLRFSFLQITHLEGERNYSFIHLTNGGKVLSSKNLAYFEDALDDHQFFRCHRSFIINKVHVQSVNHGLVLLKNGLQIPVSRRKKMQVLDWMNA; translated from the coding sequence ATGAATAAATTAAAGGCAATAATCGTCGAAGATAATGGTTTCATGGCTACGGCTTTGGAGGATTTACTGAGACAATTCAGTCAGTCGGTTAGCCTTGCAGGTTTGGCAAACTCCGGTGAAACTGCTATTGAAATAATTCGTGAGGTTAAACCCGATGTGGTTTTTTTGGATGTCGAACTCCAGGATATGACCGGGTTTGAGCTGCTTAGACGACTGCCGGATATTCGTTTTAAGACGGTTTTCACAACGTCTTACAGCCATTATGCCATTGAGGCTTTTCAGATTAACGCTTTACATTATTTGGTGAAGCCCATTAAAAGGCACGATCTTTCGGAAGCTATCCAGCGATGCCTGGTATCGTCCTATAATCCGGATAAATTTAACGCTGCCATTTCCAATATCGACCGTAATTTTAGCAATGACGGTAAGTTGATATTACCTACGCAAACAGGTACCTTACGTTTTTCATTTCTTCAAATAACGCACCTGGAAGGAGAGCGTAATTATAGTTTTATTCATCTGACAAATGGGGGTAAAGTGCTTTCATCCAAGAATTTAGCTTATTTTGAAGATGCTCTGGATGATCATCAATTTTTCAGGTGCCATAGATCTTTTATCATCAATAAAGTTCATGTGCAATCCGTTAACCATGGACTTGTTCTATTGAAGAATGGTCTCCAAATACCTGTTTCCAGGCGTAAAAAAATGCAGGTGCTTGATTGGATGAATGCATAA
- a CDS encoding gliding motility-associated C-terminal domain-containing protein, giving the protein MLLVLFVVNASAQPEPCDVKNPQMTPTCIEACIICNIDGFTGRHESAVRGTLPANFCTHIVHNAQWIAFQAASTSLKIKLTVGNCVTGDGLEMGIYKSIDCQSFKLISNCEGEVRGGQSAIFTMTEPLVIGQYYYLAMDGNNGDNCNWTFEVLEGSTAVDPLTVTAPIQGVDRTCPDIDQVFTTEPETGAVLFDWTLNGQPVGDPTLPSITLNFPQEGLYNLCVTARNACDEATTTCKEIQVGIPTPDTLPILLCTDDCFAIGDTLFCEDGIHTYSFPGENGCDSVVIVNISRVRPAVKDLTLTICEGDTVFLGNTPYYQAGYYQQMLQSSAMCDSLINLDLEVIRCNIQVEYSVVDVSCFGDRDGEIRFELTNGNAPFTYIWQHLREGLTGEGSISALNTEEIISGLPRGTVAIKIMDAQGNHQVLLIDIETPDPLLLFPAFSDHDGSMLSCYGGSDGVISVTIAGGASPYQYLWDTGEESPTATNLAAGNCALTVTDAQGCQLTESFEVTSPPPLEATLSTSDASCDGYNTGSIIVHNVEGGTGPYLFSLNGSEFASKSRFDSLAAGIYALIIRDDQGCSTQTESEIRAPIIPELTGLTNYEVHLGDEVQLEIQSSTSDLSMIRWEGVDELSCNSCLEPVVKPLQSGAYRIWVSSADLCRDSLSLYIQVIKNRNVFAPNVFSPNSDSNNDFFTLFGNKELDYFNLSIYNRWGDKLFGKNNLVIGNEQDGWDGTRAGLPVEAGVYVWVAELHFIDGETEIRKGDVSVVK; this is encoded by the coding sequence ATGTTGCTCGTTTTGTTTGTCGTAAATGCTTCAGCCCAGCCAGAACCGTGTGATGTAAAAAATCCACAGATGACACCGACCTGCATAGAGGCTTGTATCATATGCAACATTGACGGCTTCACCGGCCGGCATGAAAGTGCGGTCCGGGGCACGCTGCCTGCCAATTTCTGCACCCACATCGTTCACAATGCGCAGTGGATTGCTTTTCAGGCCGCATCCACCAGCCTCAAGATCAAATTGACCGTAGGCAATTGCGTCACCGGCGACGGATTGGAGATGGGTATCTACAAGAGCATTGACTGTCAGTCCTTTAAACTCATCTCCAACTGCGAAGGAGAAGTCCGCGGCGGTCAGTCGGCCATCTTTACCATGACTGAACCGCTGGTAATCGGACAATACTATTACCTGGCGATGGATGGAAATAACGGCGACAACTGCAACTGGACATTTGAGGTTTTGGAAGGTTCCACCGCCGTGGATCCACTGACTGTCACGGCTCCCATCCAGGGTGTCGATCGTACCTGCCCGGATATCGATCAGGTGTTCACAACAGAACCAGAAACGGGCGCGGTGTTGTTCGATTGGACATTGAACGGCCAACCGGTGGGAGACCCTACCCTGCCATCGATCACCCTCAATTTTCCGCAGGAAGGGCTGTATAACCTGTGCGTTACGGCCCGTAATGCCTGCGACGAGGCAACGACTACCTGCAAAGAAATTCAGGTCGGCATTCCCACTCCGGACACCCTGCCCATCCTGTTGTGTACCGATGATTGTTTTGCGATTGGAGACACCCTTTTTTGCGAAGACGGGATACACACCTATTCCTTTCCTGGGGAGAATGGTTGCGATAGCGTGGTTATTGTAAACATCAGCAGAGTAAGACCAGCGGTAAAAGACCTGACGCTCACCATCTGTGAAGGTGATACGGTCTTTTTAGGGAACACACCTTATTACCAGGCTGGTTATTACCAGCAAATGCTCCAGAGTAGCGCCATGTGCGACAGCCTGATCAATCTGGATCTGGAAGTCATCCGCTGCAATATTCAGGTGGAATACAGCGTCGTTGACGTGAGCTGTTTTGGCGACCGGGACGGGGAAATCCGGTTTGAATTGACCAATGGTAACGCGCCTTTCACTTACATCTGGCAGCATTTACGCGAAGGCCTGACCGGGGAGGGTTCGATTAGTGCATTAAATACCGAAGAAATCATTTCGGGCCTTCCCCGGGGGACGGTAGCCATCAAAATAATGGATGCCCAGGGTAATCATCAGGTGCTCCTCATCGACATCGAAACGCCAGATCCTCTCCTGCTTTTTCCTGCTTTTTCGGATCATGATGGCTCGATGTTATCTTGCTATGGAGGTTCTGATGGCGTAATCTCAGTCACCATAGCCGGGGGTGCTTCGCCCTATCAGTATCTTTGGGATACGGGAGAGGAGTCGCCCACTGCGACCAATCTTGCTGCCGGCAATTGCGCGCTTACCGTAACCGATGCACAGGGCTGTCAATTGACCGAATCCTTTGAAGTTACCAGTCCACCTCCACTGGAAGCAACACTAAGTACCTCGGATGCGTCCTGCGATGGATACAATACCGGAAGCATTATCGTGCATAATGTGGAAGGCGGTACAGGGCCTTATCTTTTTTCATTGAATGGATCAGAATTTGCCTCAAAGAGCCGTTTTGATTCTCTTGCCGCCGGTATTTATGCGCTAATCATAAGGGATGACCAGGGCTGCAGCACGCAGACAGAGAGCGAGATCCGGGCGCCTATCATCCCTGAACTGACTGGCTTAACAAACTATGAAGTGCATTTAGGCGATGAGGTACAATTGGAAATTCAGTCCAGTACATCCGATCTGAGCATGATCCGGTGGGAGGGCGTTGATGAACTCAGTTGCAATTCCTGTCTGGAACCAGTGGTCAAACCACTGCAATCCGGCGCCTACCGGATTTGGGTTAGTTCCGCCGATCTCTGCAGGGATTCCCTGTCCCTTTATATTCAGGTTATTAAAAACCGGAATGTGTTTGCGCCGAACGTATTTTCGCCGAATTCTGACTCCAACAATGATTTTTTCACCTTATTCGGAAATAAAGAACTGGACTATTTCAATTTGTCGATTTATAACCGCTGGGGTGATAAACTATTCGGAAAAAACAACCTGGTCATCGGTAATGAACAAGATGGCTGGGATGGCACCCGTGCAGGCTTGCCGGTCGAAGCAGGTGTTTATGTCTGGGTAGCGGAATTGCATTTCATCGATGGAGAAACCGAAATACGCAAAGGAGATGTTTCGGTCGTGAAATAA
- the arr gene encoding NAD(+)--rifampin ADP-ribosyltransferase: protein MEFSPNNPIVKRCLQGMAQEDQGNPEEAIRIFQVVWNEATNDFERFLAAYYIARQQKDAMPQLQWLETAVHHALKTNNLSANSALPNLYLKLAACCEHLGKFDQAENYTSLATAVAANLSDTGPFYHGTRADMQIGDLLTAGYRSNYQSDIIMNHIYFTALINGAGLAAALATGDGQERVYIVEPTGKFENDPNVTDKKFPGNPTRSYRTSEPLKIVGEINDWVRITPEELKHWREKLANNQGKIIN from the coding sequence ATGGAATTCAGTCCCAACAATCCGATCGTCAAGCGTTGCTTGCAAGGTATGGCCCAGGAAGACCAGGGTAACCCGGAAGAGGCTATCCGAATATTTCAAGTTGTCTGGAATGAAGCAACCAATGACTTTGAACGATTCCTGGCGGCATATTACATCGCCCGCCAGCAAAAAGATGCAATGCCGCAATTACAATGGCTCGAAACAGCAGTTCACCATGCATTGAAAACCAATAATTTAAGTGCCAACAGTGCATTGCCCAATTTATACCTGAAACTGGCTGCCTGCTGTGAGCATCTGGGCAAATTTGACCAAGCAGAAAATTATACATCCCTGGCTACAGCGGTAGCCGCCAATTTGTCCGATACCGGGCCTTTCTACCACGGAACCCGCGCCGACATGCAGATTGGTGATTTACTCACTGCCGGATACCGGTCTAACTACCAGAGCGACATCATCATGAATCACATTTATTTTACCGCACTGATCAACGGGGCCGGGCTGGCCGCGGCATTGGCAACCGGTGATGGACAGGAAAGAGTTTACATCGTGGAACCCACCGGAAAATTCGAAAACGATCCGAATGTGACCGACAAAAAATTTCCTGGCAACCCTACCCGCTCCTACCGGACCAGCGAACCGCTGAAAATCGTCGGCGAGATCAACGACTGGGTTCGAATTACGCCGGAAGAGCTGAAACACTGGCGCGAAAAACTGGCGAATAACCAGGGGAAAATTATCAATTAA
- a CDS encoding response regulator, translating into MKNYNPTIFIVDDEPLLTELLADYIKDQNQDFHVLTFPTGEACLTQLDLNPNLVILDYYLNSKEKNAANGIDILREIKRRNKNLPVIMLSSQKKYGTASQTIMYGAVHYVIKGQDAFQEIFQLIKANT; encoded by the coding sequence ATGAAAAATTATAACCCAACGATATTTATAGTTGATGACGAACCCTTGCTTACCGAATTACTGGCAGATTATATCAAGGATCAAAACCAGGACTTTCACGTATTAACCTTTCCAACAGGAGAAGCATGCCTGACTCAGCTCGACCTAAACCCAAATCTGGTCATACTGGATTATTATTTAAACTCCAAAGAAAAAAATGCCGCCAATGGGATCGATATTTTACGAGAGATAAAACGTCGAAATAAAAATTTACCCGTAATCATGCTTTCCAGTCAAAAAAAATACGGAACCGCTTCCCAGACCATCATGTACGGCGCCGTTCATTACGTGATAAAAGGGCAAGATGCCTTTCAAGAGATCTTTCAACTCATAAAAGCGAATACATGA
- a CDS encoding MarR family transcriptional regulator — protein MTVINPSQTVFYAIEKAIKVYRQFAQKRIVAQGIDITVDQLLILRAIQDHEEITQKQIADMVFKDYASVTRIIDLLVKKEYLERKMHTVDRRRFDLTITEAGNQVLNHLDDTVDTYRKDALNGISKNDEELLKKLLQKITNNCQG, from the coding sequence ATGACGGTCATCAATCCAAGCCAAACCGTATTCTATGCCATCGAGAAAGCCATCAAGGTGTACCGTCAATTTGCTCAAAAACGTATTGTAGCTCAGGGCATTGACATCACTGTAGATCAATTGCTGATCCTTCGCGCCATCCAGGATCACGAGGAGATCACGCAGAAGCAGATTGCCGACATGGTCTTTAAGGATTATGCCTCCGTAACCCGTATCATCGACCTGCTGGTGAAAAAAGAATACCTGGAGCGAAAGATGCACACGGTGGACCGGCGAAGATTTGACCTGACCATTACCGAAGCCGGAAATCAGGTATTAAACCACCTGGATGATACTGTCGACACCTATCGTAAAGACGCTCTAAACGGGATCTCAAAAAACGACGAGGAGTTATTAAAAAAATTATTGCAAAAAATCACCAATAACTGCCAAGGCTAA
- a CDS encoding alpha/beta hydrolase, with translation MVMLSSTASKAQDTLLLYDNVPMDHGPAPHLITNLAPPTTATGSAVMICPGGGYAHLAMDHEGKQIAQWFNSLGIHAFILQYRLGKDDGSGYKHPDMLNDAQRGMRMIRANAAAWGVDPNRIAVMGFSAGGHLASTLGTHFDRGNKNARNLIDQMSCRPDLMILCYPVISLNQPWTHIGSRNHLLGPNPDPALVASLSNETQVTADTPPTFLFHTDADTGVPAENSVYFYLALRKAGVPAEMHIYQPGKHGVGFAPQDAVLSTWKERLRDWLMENGFLK, from the coding sequence ATGGTTATGCTGTCCAGTACGGCAAGCAAGGCACAGGATACCCTCTTGTTATACGACAATGTTCCTATGGACCATGGTCCGGCTCCACATCTGATCACCAACCTGGCACCACCGACAACAGCCACCGGCAGTGCGGTGATGATCTGCCCGGGAGGTGGCTATGCTCACCTGGCGATGGACCACGAGGGCAAACAGATCGCGCAATGGTTCAACTCACTGGGCATCCATGCCTTCATCCTGCAATACCGCCTGGGTAAGGACGATGGATCCGGATACAAGCACCCGGATATGCTCAACGACGCCCAGCGGGGAATGCGGATGATCCGTGCCAACGCTGCGGCCTGGGGTGTAGATCCCAACCGGATCGCTGTGATGGGCTTCTCCGCCGGAGGGCACCTGGCATCTACGCTGGGTACGCATTTTGATCGCGGAAACAAAAATGCACGTAACCTGATCGATCAGATGTCCTGCCGTCCGGATCTTATGATCTTATGTTATCCGGTGATCAGCCTGAACCAGCCGTGGACCCACATAGGCTCAAGAAATCACCTCCTGGGACCCAATCCGGACCCTGCTCTGGTGGCATCTCTATCAAATGAAACACAGGTCACAGCAGATACCCCACCGACATTTCTATTTCACACCGACGCCGATACGGGCGTACCCGCCGAAAATAGTGTCTATTTCTATCTGGCATTGCGAAAGGCCGGAGTGCCGGCAGAAATGCACATCTACCAACCCGGAAAACATGGCGTTGGTTTTGCCCCGCAGGATGCAGTCCTCAGTACCTGGAAGGAAAGACTCCGGGATTGGCTGATGGAGAATGGCTTTCTAAAATAA
- a CDS encoding response regulator: protein MKSKFNLLFFAVHLAIPFQALSLEVNKDSLFQVWNNPVNPPKVRVAAFYQRFYPITGQEVLDTEVMRWVPGISKVQELALQTGQVNLLPFFKALEAGGLMLMQNIQAGCEASKEAFHLALDQNDRESLTWAYRFLTTFCYQTYNIITKNDLNELDQLIFNKIRKTDDVNEKVPLLNIIALHFYYDNKYPEALSLYQKNIEYAEANNIADSDYAEELLTVGGIHKHLQNFQEAKSYYHKSKKVALEINNPQLEMNVDMNLAELFTLINEIDSAQLYINNVFKEYSNIPECQPCMGRAKTINAQIQNLKGNYSQALTNLLQLEYLFNENKQDPYDIGYYYAALATAYLGMKQPNKALEAARKGIALVGKNNGIALLNNTKVLLRAQEALGQYQTALTGYKKYYQLLDSISQIRNSQEVLRKELAFQFVKQRLDDSLQYEQIRHQKELLFQSELNKQRLTKNILIGLGILSAIIAIGLYYRLRFIRRTQKELKLKNEIIEAEKQKAQTSERAKHQFLANMSHEIRTPMNAIKGMTDILIRRTPRKDQNEYLQVIKQSSDSLLVIINDILDISKIEAGKIELSKEPFSIQETINNVLTIMQFKAEEKGLQLKKKLPEEALFVMGDETKLKQILINLIGNAIKFTNTGLITTSVTAQSEDDIVKLHFTVSDTGIGIEEDRLDKIFKTFEQAYSDTSRKFGGTGLGLSISKKLAELHHGSMWVESEKDKGSAFHFIIPYEIAKDQASARQSDFIGSESSVREALRDLRLLLVEDNQFNAMVAKEELEDAIENIKIEVAENGAIAIEKFKLSNYDIILMDVQMPKLNGYEATSRIRAFSNGKSAIPIIAMTANVLKEEVERCYQAGMDDFIGKPFNTDELIQKIFKLTYSKNHEKL, encoded by the coding sequence ATGAAATCCAAATTTAATCTACTATTTTTTGCTGTCCACTTAGCCATCCCCTTTCAGGCCCTATCCCTGGAAGTAAATAAAGATTCATTATTCCAGGTATGGAATAATCCAGTAAATCCACCCAAAGTTCGGGTCGCCGCATTTTATCAACGATTTTACCCAATCACCGGCCAGGAAGTGCTCGATACCGAAGTCATGCGGTGGGTTCCGGGTATTTCAAAAGTCCAGGAGCTTGCTCTGCAAACCGGGCAGGTTAATTTATTACCTTTTTTCAAAGCATTGGAAGCAGGTGGATTAATGTTAATGCAGAACATACAAGCGGGTTGCGAAGCATCTAAAGAAGCCTTTCATCTTGCACTTGATCAGAATGATCGGGAAAGCCTAACCTGGGCATATCGCTTCCTTACCACCTTCTGCTATCAGACTTACAATATTATTACCAAAAATGATCTCAATGAGCTAGACCAATTGATTTTTAATAAAATACGGAAGACTGATGATGTAAATGAAAAAGTGCCATTACTAAACATCATAGCTCTTCATTTTTATTACGATAACAAATACCCGGAGGCACTATCCTTATACCAAAAAAATATCGAATATGCAGAAGCCAATAATATTGCTGATTCCGACTACGCAGAGGAATTATTAACTGTAGGAGGAATCCACAAACATCTACAAAATTTCCAGGAAGCCAAATCGTATTACCACAAGTCTAAAAAGGTGGCGTTGGAGATCAATAATCCACAACTGGAAATGAACGTTGACATGAATTTGGCAGAACTATTTACACTAATAAATGAAATTGATAGCGCACAACTGTACATAAATAATGTTTTCAAGGAGTATTCAAACATTCCGGAATGCCAACCCTGTATGGGCCGAGCCAAAACAATCAATGCTCAAATTCAGAACCTGAAGGGAAATTACTCCCAGGCTTTGACCAATCTGTTGCAATTAGAGTACCTATTTAATGAAAACAAACAGGACCCTTACGATATCGGTTATTATTATGCCGCTTTGGCCACCGCATATTTGGGGATGAAGCAGCCCAATAAGGCTCTTGAGGCAGCACGTAAAGGAATAGCACTTGTAGGTAAAAACAATGGCATTGCGCTGTTGAACAACACGAAAGTCCTACTAAGGGCTCAAGAAGCACTAGGCCAATACCAAACTGCTTTAACTGGTTACAAAAAATATTATCAACTCCTGGATTCCATATCCCAGATCCGAAACAGTCAGGAAGTTCTGCGCAAGGAATTAGCTTTCCAATTCGTAAAGCAACGACTGGATGACAGTTTACAATATGAACAGATAAGACATCAGAAGGAATTACTTTTTCAGTCCGAATTAAACAAGCAACGGCTAACTAAAAATATCCTCATTGGATTAGGCATTTTGTCTGCAATAATTGCGATAGGCCTCTACTACCGACTACGGTTTATACGAAGGACTCAAAAGGAATTAAAATTAAAAAACGAAATCATCGAGGCTGAAAAACAAAAAGCACAAACCAGTGAGCGAGCCAAACATCAATTTCTGGCCAATATGAGTCATGAGATTCGAACGCCAATGAATGCGATCAAAGGAATGACCGACATATTAATCCGTCGTACCCCGCGTAAGGATCAAAATGAGTATCTGCAAGTCATCAAACAATCTTCTGATTCACTTCTGGTGATCATTAATGACATTCTGGATATATCCAAAATAGAAGCCGGTAAGATCGAACTAAGCAAAGAACCTTTTTCTATTCAGGAGACCATCAATAACGTCCTGACAATCATGCAATTCAAAGCAGAGGAAAAAGGCTTGCAATTAAAAAAGAAATTACCTGAGGAAGCGCTTTTTGTAATGGGCGATGAAACAAAACTGAAGCAAATACTAATTAATCTGATCGGTAATGCCATCAAATTCACAAACACCGGACTGATTACAACCTCGGTTACCGCTCAATCAGAAGATGATATCGTAAAACTGCACTTTACCGTATCGGATACCGGGATTGGCATAGAAGAGGACCGGTTGGATAAAATCTTCAAGACGTTTGAACAAGCATACAGCGACACATCCCGCAAATTCGGTGGTACCGGCTTAGGCTTAAGTATCTCCAAGAAATTAGCTGAACTACACCATGGTTCAATGTGGGTGGAGAGTGAAAAAGACAAGGGAAGTGCATTTCATTTTATCATTCCTTATGAAATTGCGAAAGATCAAGCTTCTGCCCGTCAATCCGATTTCATTGGCTCGGAGTCCTCTGTCCGGGAGGCATTAAGGGACCTCCGTTTGCTACTGGTGGAAGACAATCAGTTTAATGCCATGGTCGCTAAAGAAGAGCTGGAAGATGCCATCGAGAACATTAAAATTGAAGTGGCAGAAAACGGCGCCATTGCCATTGAAAAATTCAAATTATCCAACTATGATATCATTTTAATGGATGTACAGATGCCAAAATTAAATGGCTATGAAGCGACTTCCAGAATCCGTGCATTCAGCAATGGCAAGTCAGCAATACCAATCATTGCAATGACCGCTAATGTGCTTAAGGAAGAAGTAGAACGATGTTACCAGGCCGGGATGGACGATTTCATCGGCAAACCTTTCAACACGGATGAACTCATTCAAAAAATATTTAAACTAACCTATTCCAAAAATCATGAAAAATTATAA
- a CDS encoding Hpt domain-containing protein yields MTIDLTFLKDFTKGEPVKMKRYITLYLTAAPKTFEEMQKSIQDQDWEQLRIYAHSLKPQADFMGIKTLKTELTAIEEAAKEGDTSGILEHYNLAERIHVLSTDTLNEILKEL; encoded by the coding sequence ATGACCATTGATTTAACATTTCTGAAAGACTTCACGAAAGGCGAGCCGGTGAAGATGAAACGATACATCACCTTGTATTTAACTGCCGCCCCGAAGACTTTCGAGGAAATGCAAAAGAGCATTCAGGATCAAGACTGGGAACAACTACGCATCTATGCACACTCCTTAAAACCGCAGGCTGATTTCATGGGTATCAAAACATTAAAAACTGAATTGACTGCTATCGAAGAAGCCGCAAAGGAAGGAGACACCTCCGGAATTTTAGAACATTACAATCTGGCTGAACGTATCCACGTCCTCTCGACGGATACCCTGAACGAAATCTTAAAAGAACTTTGA
- a CDS encoding S41 family peptidase, which yields MKMMIKRLIFSGIVLCMLFVSRASGQGNLPVMDHAKMQAVVDSIGVLLVDNYVFPDKAKEMQSLIASNLKAGKYDNLTNPNDFAASITDDLQSVNHDLHIHLMYNPRMVAELNMVHSPNDSAQIVKLIEQRDADDNYGFEEVKMLSHGVGYLKFNGFSGSPNAGKAAEAAMNFLGNAKALIIDLRQNGGGSPNMIQILSSYLYNGSLVHLNDFYYRPENATEQRWTLPYVPGKRLGDADVYILTSRGTFSAAEEFTYNLKNLKRATIVGETTGGGAHPGDVLPASDEFGIFVPNGRAINPITHTNWEGTGVEPDIKVPANDALLEAHYQAVKKLAEKYERNPDNPYDWTREQLQVLNHPIPMSETDLKTYAGSFGPRSIILKDNQLFYRRDQGVIYPLVYMGNDRFLIEDLPYFRIHFIRDNGVIVALDGEYDDGRTDRSGKTIQP from the coding sequence ATGAAAATGATGATAAAACGATTGATTTTTTCTGGAATAGTACTATGCATGTTATTTGTGTCCAGAGCATCCGGACAGGGTAATTTACCGGTAATGGATCATGCTAAAATGCAAGCAGTGGTGGATTCCATTGGCGTCCTGCTGGTGGATAATTATGTGTTTCCCGATAAGGCCAAAGAAATGCAGTCCCTGATCGCCTCCAATCTGAAAGCCGGCAAATACGATAACCTTACGAACCCCAATGATTTTGCGGCAAGTATTACGGATGATCTGCAATCGGTGAATCATGATCTGCACATCCACCTTATGTATAATCCGCGTATGGTAGCAGAACTGAACATGGTCCACTCACCCAATGACTCTGCGCAAATTGTTAAACTCATAGAGCAGCGAGATGCCGACGACAACTACGGATTTGAGGAAGTAAAAATGTTATCCCACGGCGTAGGCTATCTCAAATTCAATGGGTTTTCCGGATCCCCGAATGCAGGAAAAGCAGCAGAGGCTGCCATGAACTTTCTGGGGAATGCCAAAGCGCTGATCATTGATCTCCGGCAAAACGGAGGAGGCAGCCCGAATATGATCCAGATCCTGAGCAGTTACCTGTATAATGGATCCCTGGTCCACCTGAATGACTTTTACTATCGTCCTGAAAACGCCACAGAACAACGCTGGACCCTACCCTATGTTCCGGGCAAACGCCTGGGGGATGCCGATGTTTATATCCTGACGAGCCGTGGCACATTCTCCGCTGCTGAAGAATTCACCTACAATCTTAAGAACCTGAAACGGGCGACCATTGTCGGCGAAACAACCGGAGGTGGTGCTCATCCGGGAGATGTTCTGCCCGCCAGTGATGAATTTGGCATTTTTGTACCCAACGGCCGGGCTATCAATCCAATTACCCACACCAACTGGGAAGGCACCGGCGTAGAACCGGACATCAAGGTGCCAGCGAATGATGCACTGTTGGAAGCACATTACCAGGCCGTGAAAAAATTGGCAGAGAAATATGAGCGCAATCCAGATAATCCCTATGACTGGACCCGGGAGCAATTACAGGTATTAAACCACCCCATTCCAATGAGTGAAACGGACTTAAAGACGTATGCCGGCTCATTTGGACCTCGTTCGATCATTCTGAAAGACAATCAATTGTTTTACCGTCGTGACCAGGGTGTCATCTATCCACTTGTTTACATGGGAAATGACCGCTTTCTTATCGAAGATCTACCCTATTTCAGGATTCATTTTATCCGTGATAATGGGGTCATCGTCGCCCTCGATGGTGAATACGATGATGGCCGTACCGATCGATCCGGCAAGACCATCCAGCCTTAA